The following nucleotide sequence is from Lentimicrobium sp. L6.
TCTTTCAAGTGTATAATCTATTGCCAGTTTATACTGTTTTCGAAAATGTTGAGTTTGCGTTAATTCTTCAGAATAAATCGGCTAGCGAGAGAAAAAAAGCGGTGATGGAAGCTCTAGAATGGGTGGGTTTAGAAAATATGGCCAAGAAAAAACCTGCTAAATTATCGGGTGGAGAAGGCCAGAGGGTTGCTATTGCACGTGCTATGGTCAAGAGGCCCGAAATAGTTTTGGCCGATGAACCTACTGCCAACTTGGATGCAAAAAATGCTCATGCCATTATCCAAACCATGAAAAAGCTAAATGAGGAGCTCAATACTACCTTCTTGTTTTCTACCCACGATGAAAAAGTAATGGCCTATCTCAACAGAATGGTGCATTTAGAGGATGGCAAAGTGGTGAAAGATGAGCTCATAGAAACTAAAAATATCATATCATGAAATTAGCCTTTCAATTAGCCTATAAAAACCTTATTGGTTCGGGTCTGAGGACTTGGCTCAATGTAGGTGTTCTTTCTTTTGCCTTCGTGATCATGATATTTTATAATGGATTGATTGACGGTTGGGATCAGCAAGCCAAACTAGATAGCATAGCTTGGGAATATGGCCATGGCCAACTTCTCGAAGAAAGCTATGACCCTTTCGATCCATTTACACTTCAAGATGGACATGCTGAGTTTGAAGCAGAAAAAGCGAGAAACCTAAGCCCTATTCTGATTCGTCAAGCTTCTATTTATCCTGATGGGAGAATGCTTTCGGTTTCATTAAAAGGAATAGAAGCCCAGCAAGAAATACTCAAACTTCCAACAGCTGCTTTGGAAAAAAGTGATGCTTTCATTCCTGCAGTCATCGGGAAAAGGATGGCAGAATCCGCTAATTTGGAGGAGGGCGATGAGGTATTATTACGCTGGAGAGATAAAAATGGAACCTTCGATGCTGCTAATATTACTATAGTGGATATTTTTGATTGTAATGTTCCCAATGTGGATAATGGTCAGATTTGGGTTTCGATAGATAAATTATGGGAAATTACCGGAATGAGCAATCATGCTACTATGTTTATTGCTTCAGAAGATTATGTTCATGTAGAAATGAAAGGCTGGAAATACAGTAGCCAAGAAGACCTGCTCAAAGAAATCAGCGACATCATTGCCATGAAAAAAACCAGTGGTTCCATCATGTATGGATTGCTTTTGGCCATTGCCCTATTAGCGATTTTCGATACTCAGGTACTTTCAATTTTCCGCCGTCAGAAAGAAATTGGCACCTATATTGCTCTTGGAATGACTCGCTGGCAAGTGGTAGGCTTATTCACCGTAGAAGGAAGTATGTATAGCTTTTTAGCTACTTTGGTAGGCAGTGCTTATGGTATTCCATTTTTCTATTATATGGCTACCAATGGCATTACCATGGCAGCCAATGCCGATGATATAGGAATTTCCATTGCCGATGTCATTTATCCAGTATTTGGCATAGGACTTATAATTGGTTCTATTATTCTAGTGGTGATATCAGCAACTATTGTCAGCTTTTTACCAGCCAGAAAAATTGCAAAAATGAACCCTGTTGATGCTTTGAAAGGAAAATTATCATGATCAAGTTTTTGTTAAAAGGAATATTAGGAGATAAGAACAGAAGTCTACTCCCCATTATCATTATCAGTATTGGTGTGATGCTCACCATATTCTTAAGTGGATATATGCGCGGCGCTATGGGCGATATGATAGAACAAAATGCTCGCTTTCAAACTGGCCATGTGAAAGTGATGAGCCGTGCTTATGCCGAAAATGAATCCCAAATGCCCAACGATTTGGCTTTACTTGGTGTAAGTGAAATCCAATCTCAATTAGAAAAAGACTTTCCGGATGTGGAATGGGTTGATCGCATTCGTTTTGGTGGATTATTGGATGTTCCTGATGCCAATGGAGAAACTAAAGGCCAAGGTCCCTCAGCAGGAATGGCCTTGGAGTTATTCTCTAAAAACACAGGAGAAGTTCAACGTTTGAATATGGAGCAATCTATAGTTAGAGGTGAGATTCCTAGCAAAAAAGGGGAGGCCTTAATAGGCGAAGATTTTGCTACAAAGCTGGATATTTCCATAGGAGATAGAATCACATTTATGGGCACCACCATGAATGGCAGCATGACTTTCGCCGACTTTATAGTGAGTGGAACCATTCGTTTTGGTTCTGCTGCTTTAGACAGAGGAATCCTCATTATTGATATTAGTGATGCCAGATATATGCTCGATATGGAGGATGCCGCTGGAGAAATAATAGGTTTTTTAGGTGAAGGACTTTATGTGGATGAAAAAGCAACGGAAATAGCCCAAGAGTTCAACGAGAAATATGCTGGAATTAATGATGAGTTTGCTCCACTGATGCTCCGTTTACGCGACCAAAATAACTTGGATAGCTATTTGGAATATGTGGATGGTTTTGCTTCTATGTTTGTCACTATTTTTGTGCTGGTGATGTCTATAGTGCTTTGGAATACTGGATTACTTGGTGGACTTCGTAGGTATCAGGAATTTGGCATCCGATTGGCTTTAGGCGAAGAAAAAGGTCATATTTACCGCAGTTTAATTTACGAAGCCATCCTCATAGGAATTATTGGTTCTATTGTTGGAACTACACTTGGTTTGCTCGGAACTTGGTATATGCAAGTGGTGGGAATAGATATCACAGGCATGATGCAAAACTCTACCATGTTGATGCCTAATGTGCTTCGTTCAAAGTTCACTCCAGAGCTATTATATATTGGTTTTATACCTGGTTTAGTAGCCATGGTATTGGGGAATATGCTTTCAGGAATTGGGATTTATAAGCGGGAGACGGCTACTTTGTTTAAGGAGTTGGAGGTGTAAAAAAACAAGCTTTGTGTCACCTTTGTGCGAACTTTGAGGCCCTTTGTGGTATAGCTTTTTAATAATTATTTTGAACAAAGAAGACACAATGTAATAAAGTGAATAAAAAGAAAACAACATGAAAAATATAATAACAATCACCCTAATACTCATCGGAATAGGGGCTTTTGCCCAAGAAACTCCAGATGCAAAAACCATTATTGACAAAGTAGATTTCAATATGTCGTCTGACACCAAAATTACCAAATCGCAAATGGTGGTTTATGGCAGAAGAAACAGTAGAACTTTGGAGTCCATCAGTTATACCAAAGGTCATGAGGAATCCTATACCGAGTACTTAGCTCCTGAAAGAGAAAAAGGAACCAAGATGCTCAAGCTGGAAGATCGCTTGTGGATTTATACGCCCTCTACCGATAGAACCATTCAGCTCTCGGGTCACATGTTACGCCAATCGGTGATGGGTTCGGATATGAGTTATGAAGACATGATGGAAGACCGAAAACTATTGGATATTTATGAAGCTGAAGTAATAGGAGAGGAGGACATTAATGGAAAATCCTGTTGGGTTTTAGAACTCCATGCCAAGGTGGATGATGCTTCTTACCAAAGTCGTAAGATATGGATAGAAAAAGAACACTTTGTACCCTTGAAAGAGGAATTATTTGCTAAAAGTGGACAGTTGCTTAAGAAGACAGAGATGAGCGATGTGAGACCAGTAGATGGCCGTTGGTATCCTCATAAAATCAATTATAAAGATATGCTTAAAGATGGAAAAGGTACGGATTTCATTATTTTAGAAGTGCAGATAGATGCGGAGATTCCTGCTCATATTTTGAGTAAAGCTGCTTTGAGGAAGTAAGTTAAGAGTACTTAAAGTACATTAAAGTACTTAAAGTTTACAAAACACCAACACCTATAGGGTTCTCAAAATCAAATTTCATAGCAGACAATATTGCTTTCCATTTGTCGTTTTGTTTTTAATTGTTAACCGTTACAACCGCATATTGAAAACGACCCTATGAAACGCATATTTCTACTTTTTTTCTTATTGATGACTATTTATTGTTTTCCCCAATCCGAAATTTGGGGAATTAAACAACAGGCAGGAAAGCATAATGGAGGATTTTTATATAGTATTGATAGCGCGACTAATAAAATTATTGAGCATCAGTATTTTGCCAACCCCAAAGCAGATTCTAGAAAATCTGGAATATTATATGATTCCACAACAAAATGCATGTTCGGTGCTTGTAATCAAATATTGTATAAATACGATTTAGTAAACAGAACTATTGAATCAAAAATATTAGAAGAAGAAGTATATGGTAGCTTTGTGAAAGCATCAAATGGCAACTTGTATATTCTATCAAAGAATGGATTGATAAAGGTAAATCCAAGAGATTTAAGCATGGAGCTGGTAGGGCAATTCTATGGTCAATTTATTTTGCCTGATTCAACCATGTTTTTTGAGACAGAAGTTGGAACTTCATATGGATTATGTGAGGTTTCGGAGGACCATTATATTGTGGCTAATTATACAGAAGATAATTCCTATCATTGGAAGCATACTTTTTTACATTCAATAAATACAGCAACCGATTCCATTGAGTTGATATATCGTACTTCTTTTTATCCCGAAAATGAATCTCTTATCCCTTTAGGAAATTTCTACCCACATAATGGCTTACTATATGCCTTATTTTCTATGAATGGTGAAATTGGGCTTTATTCTTTAAATCCTCTAAACCTGGAGTTTTCAAATGTTCATGTTTTTGATGAATTAAGAGCATATCAAAACACTCTGCCCTATATTATCTCTTCTCAAGGGAAAATATATGTAAAAACGCGAAACACTTCAGGTAATCAAACCCTTCTATGTGAGTGTGTTATTGACACAGAAGAGTTTAAAATCTTGTCAGAAATACCTCTGAACTTTAACCATAACCGAATGATAACAGATGAAAATAATGATCTTTATCTCCTATTAGATATTTCTGAAGATTGGTTAATAAAAACAGCATTTTATCAATATAATTTTGAAACCAGTCAGCTTGATTCCTTGTTTTTTATTAGTGAAAGATATTTCAATACTTCCATATATGATGAGTTTGGTTCGCTAGTTTTATTTAATAATGGGATTATTTCTTTTCTAGATAATAACCAAGATTTAGATTATCAAATTGTATCCTATAATACTGACCAATTGAAAATTGACACTATTGCATACCTCCAGAATTCCTTCAATTTTACAGATTCACTAATCTTGCCTGCAAGTTTTTGCGAAGCTGAAAACGGCAATTTAATGCTACTAAATAATAGAAAGATCAGAATGCTTTCATGGTATTATAAGTACTTTTTCAGTTTCACTGAATATAATCCACAAACAAAAGAACTCATAAGATCCGATGAGTTGGAATTATCTAGTTATTGTGAAAACCCTCAAATCTATAAAATGAGTGATGAGGAATATTGTATTACCTGCAATCAGGACAGTGTCATCCTCAAATATCATTGGTCCGAAAATGAAATCACCAATATTGAAACACCTTTTTCTGCTGAATGGATCAAAGAAAAAGACAATAGTTTTATTGGGACTTCTGAAGACACTACAATATATAGGTTTAATTATCATTCAGAGCAATTTGAAAAACTTTACAAGCCCGATTCTGATACAAGTTTTGACTTGGCATGCATAGACAAGGAAAACAGATTGTTCATTTATTCTGAGTCAATTGAGCAATTCTTATGCCTTGATTTAAACACAAACGAAATAAGTTCTGTGAATCAATTAAACGCGCTTATTGAACAAGTAAATTATTATCGAATTGAAAAGGTTTTCTCTGAAGGAGCGTATTTGTTTTTTGTTGTTTACATATCATCACCCTATGCTTACAAGCTTTTTAGATACCATCTTCCAAGTCATGAATTTAAGCTTATCAATATTGAAGAAAATGAAGATTTATCCTTCTTTCAGTTTATTGAAAACTATACTAATGATGGTATTTTTATTGCAAGTCTAGATATAGATAATAATACTTCTGGCTATTTACAATCTTTAGCCAATAATAGTGATTCCTCAATAATGCTTGATGCCTTCGAGAACAAAACATCAGCATATGAAAATGTATATGAGTCCTATTTGAGATTAATAAAAACCAAGAAAAAACCTATTCACCGATGGATTGGTGGCTTAAGCGAGGATTGGTATGAATCAGGAAACTGGTCTAATGCAAGTTTACCAACTGAAGGCAGCTCAGTGAATATTATGAATAATGCAATGTTTTACCCAGTTATTGATTCAACAATCAAAATTCGAAACTTATATATTTATAATGATGCTAAAATCCTATTAGAGAAAAAAGCTGAAATGATGGTTTCTGATGTTCTTAAAAACCATGGAACAATAAATATGACAGCCAACAATCACCAAAGAAGCTCACTAATAGTAGAAGGAGAATTCATACAAAAAGGAGTACAAAAGTATATCTTTACAGCTGATTCAATAAATAGTAAAATCCTGGCCAGTCCGATGAGGGCAGTAGAAAAATATGTCCAGCCATCTTACTCTGAGGCAGCTTTTAATGAAACCAATTTTGCATTTAGTGGAATCCAGTTTTATCCTCATTTTAGCGAAACATGTCAAGCGCTACAATATACTTGCCAGGATACTTTGCTGGAGTTTAAAGGAAGTTTTAATCATGGTAAACAGAACTTACGAATCCCCATACTTTCTGAACCGGAATTATATCCATTATCCAACCCTTATCCCAGTTCCTTCAACTGGAATAAAACTCAAACTACTACCTTAACTCATCAGGCTTGCTATTTCTTTAATGAAGAGGAAAACACCATTTCAGCGACTGTTGATGGCATTGGAAACCATCCTCCATTTATTCGTCCTTTGGAAGTATTTTGGGTTTATGGAAATGGAGAGGAGTCTATTCAAATTGACCAATCTGCTTTGATGCATGAACAGGATTTCGAAGAAGAAATCCCCAATAGAAAGGTATTGAGTTTACAAGTATGTGGAGCAAAGAAGACAAGCGAAACCCTCATTGCTTTTAATGATTTGGCCAGCCCTGATTACGACCCACAATTGGATGCTTTTAAGTTCATCAAAAACGAAAGTTATCCTCATATTTTCACAAAATCAGATGATGAGCTATTGATGATTAACCAGCATCCCGATACCACCATGATGAACCTGTTTGTTCAAATGGGAACAGATGGAAATATGAACATAAAACTATCAGAAAATCATGGCTTCGATTTTTTGGTTTTAGAAGATTTAATCTGGCATACCAGAACCGATTTATTAGAAGATGATTACCAATTTGACTATTTCACTTCCGATGGATATTATCCCTTTAAATTATACTTTAAGTCTTGGGTTTTGGAGCCCTTAGAGGAGGCTGACATTCAAATGTATTACTATCCAGAGTATTTAGTAGTAAAGAGCAGAAAACAAGTAAAGCAAGCCGACATCATCTTTTATGATTTGGCAGGTCGAGTGGTTCTTGAGTTTAGCGAGCAAAACTTCTTCTATATCGAAAAACCCATTCAAATTCCTGCTGGCCATTATATTGTACAATTGCGCAGTGGCGATTTGGTGATAAATGAGAAAGTTTTGGTGAGGTAGATTGATACTTCAATGGTTTTAAGCTAAGTAATGTCAATTCATTTTGCTTTTGGTCACTTAATGACGAAATTAAAATGATGGGTTAAGTTCTATAAATTTCACATATCACATTTCTGTGAATAGTTTAATATGAAGCAAATTAATCATTTGTTTTTCTTGAAATTAATATGTATATTGCATATGCAGTGCATGTTACATAAATGATTTCCTTATGAAAAAAAACATTAAGAGTATAATCACTTTTTCATTCTTCTTGGTATTTTGTTTTTCAATTTTAATGGTGCTAGCCCAAAATGGCAAAAAAGATGAAGAGAAAAATATACTTATTGTTCACAGCTATCACCAAGGCTTAGAATGGACCGACAATATTTCTGAAGGGATTCTTTCTGTATTTGAAGACAGAAGTGATGTGAATCTCATTTTTGAATACCTAGATACCAAAAGAAACTATTCTCCAGATTATTTTGATGCCTTAAAAGAAATGTATAAAGCTAAGGCACTGCAAAATCCTTATAAAGTGATTATTGCTTGTGATAATGCTGCTTTTGACTTTATGCGACAATATAGCGAAAAATTCTACCCAGGAGTCCCAGTGGTGTATTGTGGAGTCAATAACCTCGATATTGAAGTTTTGAAAAAGGTACCGCACTTTTATGGTTACGATGAAAAAGTGAATTTTAAACAAACTATTGCTTCGATAAGGAAAGTGTTTCCTCGTCGTAAAAATATCCTCATTATTAACGACAATACTACAACAGGAGCAGCCATTAGAAAAGAATTGGAAAAAGTGTTGCCTGATTTTGAGGATGTAAATTTTGAAATTTATTCAAAATTTACAATCGGTGATCTTAAAGATAAAGTAAAGACTTTGGACGATACTTATGCCATCTATCTTTTGGTGATTAATAGAGATATAGACGGGAACTTTATTTCTTATGCCAAAGGCATTTCAGCTATTCATGAAGTGAGTGAAGTTCCCATTTTTGGATCATGGGATTTTTATGAGAACAAAGGGCTTTTTGGAGGAAAGATTACCCGAGGCTTCGATCAAGGAAAACATGCAGCTCATATGGCCGAAACCATTTTAGATAAGGGAGTTTTAGATCATATCTCTCAAATAAATATGGTGATTAATAATTATGTATTTGATTATACTGAAATGGAAAGGTTTGGTGTTGGAGCTGAACGCTTACCTGAGAATAGTTTGATCATCAACCGACCTGAAAAGAACGAAAACCTTTTACAAAGCATATTGGTTTTTGCTTTGGTTTTGTTGGTCCTAACTATCATATTGGCAGTTCGATTGACCTATAAAAGGCGCAGAGCTACAGAACTACAGCACTTGGTAGATGAAAAAACGGAACGCCTTTTAAGTATGAACATAGCACTAAAGGAAATAAATACTAAAAAAG
It contains:
- a CDS encoding outer membrane lipoprotein-sorting protein, whose amino-acid sequence is MKNIITITLILIGIGAFAQETPDAKTIIDKVDFNMSSDTKITKSQMVVYGRRNSRTLESISYTKGHEESYTEYLAPEREKGTKMLKLEDRLWIYTPSTDRTIQLSGHMLRQSVMGSDMSYEDMMEDRKLLDIYEAEVIGEEDINGKSCWVLELHAKVDDASYQSRKIWIEKEHFVPLKEELFAKSGQLLKKTEMSDVRPVDGRWYPHKINYKDMLKDGKGTDFIILEVQIDAEIPAHILSKAALRK
- a CDS encoding ABC transporter permease; this encodes MIKFLLKGILGDKNRSLLPIIIISIGVMLTIFLSGYMRGAMGDMIEQNARFQTGHVKVMSRAYAENESQMPNDLALLGVSEIQSQLEKDFPDVEWVDRIRFGGLLDVPDANGETKGQGPSAGMALELFSKNTGEVQRLNMEQSIVRGEIPSKKGEALIGEDFATKLDISIGDRITFMGTTMNGSMTFADFIVSGTIRFGSAALDRGILIIDISDARYMLDMEDAAGEIIGFLGEGLYVDEKATEIAQEFNEKYAGINDEFAPLMLRLRDQNNLDSYLEYVDGFASMFVTIFVLVMSIVLWNTGLLGGLRRYQEFGIRLALGEEKGHIYRSLIYEAILIGIIGSIVGTTLGLLGTWYMQVVGIDITGMMQNSTMLMPNVLRSKFTPELLYIGFIPGLVAMVLGNMLSGIGIYKRETATLFKELEV
- a CDS encoding ATP-binding protein, producing the protein MKKNIKSIITFSFFLVFCFSILMVLAQNGKKDEEKNILIVHSYHQGLEWTDNISEGILSVFEDRSDVNLIFEYLDTKRNYSPDYFDALKEMYKAKALQNPYKVIIACDNAAFDFMRQYSEKFYPGVPVVYCGVNNLDIEVLKKVPHFYGYDEKVNFKQTIASIRKVFPRRKNILIINDNTTTGAAIRKELEKVLPDFEDVNFEIYSKFTIGDLKDKVKTLDDTYAIYLLVINRDIDGNFISYAKGISAIHEVSEVPIFGSWDFYENKGLFGGKITRGFDQGKHAAHMAETILDKGVLDHISQINMVINNYVFDYTEMERFGVGAERLPENSLIINRPEKNENLLQSILVFALVLLVLTIILAVRLTYKRRRATELQHLVDEKTERLLSMNIALKEINTKKDRFFSIMSHDLRGPFSAILGFSSMLNDDFDNLETAEQKKFISKINTGLGNTYNLLEDLLSWSYAQSGSIEFNPKRENISLITKEIIEVLSFSAEQKSITIINRVPDLVFVTTDKNMISTIIRNLINNAIKFTPRKGIIEVDLEEHSNENNKQCLAFSVKDNGVGIPFETQSKLFEIGEVISTNGTDNESGTGLGLILCKEFVDKHKGEIWVESEINRGSKFVFTLPLI
- a CDS encoding ABC transporter ATP-binding protein; amino-acid sequence: MSNHIISIEKVTKRFPVGEGEFTALNQVDLQFEKGEFAGIVGPSGSGKTTLLNIIGSLDSPTEGKAIVMGKNIKELSHKESAGLRNKHLGFIFQVYNLLPVYTVFENVEFALILQNKSASERKKAVMEALEWVGLENMAKKKPAKLSGGEGQRVAIARAMVKRPEIVLADEPTANLDAKNAHAIIQTMKKLNEELNTTFLFSTHDEKVMAYLNRMVHLEDGKVVKDELIETKNIIS
- a CDS encoding ABC transporter permease; protein product: MKLAFQLAYKNLIGSGLRTWLNVGVLSFAFVIMIFYNGLIDGWDQQAKLDSIAWEYGHGQLLEESYDPFDPFTLQDGHAEFEAEKARNLSPILIRQASIYPDGRMLSVSLKGIEAQQEILKLPTAALEKSDAFIPAVIGKRMAESANLEEGDEVLLRWRDKNGTFDAANITIVDIFDCNVPNVDNGQIWVSIDKLWEITGMSNHATMFIASEDYVHVEMKGWKYSSQEDLLKEISDIIAMKKTSGSIMYGLLLAIALLAIFDTQVLSIFRRQKEIGTYIALGMTRWQVVGLFTVEGSMYSFLATLVGSAYGIPFFYYMATNGITMAANADDIGISIADVIYPVFGIGLIIGSIILVVISATIVSFLPARKIAKMNPVDALKGKLS
- a CDS encoding T9SS type A sorting domain-containing protein, with the translated sequence MKRIFLLFFLLMTIYCFPQSEIWGIKQQAGKHNGGFLYSIDSATNKIIEHQYFANPKADSRKSGILYDSTTKCMFGACNQILYKYDLVNRTIESKILEEEVYGSFVKASNGNLYILSKNGLIKVNPRDLSMELVGQFYGQFILPDSTMFFETEVGTSYGLCEVSEDHYIVANYTEDNSYHWKHTFLHSINTATDSIELIYRTSFYPENESLIPLGNFYPHNGLLYALFSMNGEIGLYSLNPLNLEFSNVHVFDELRAYQNTLPYIISSQGKIYVKTRNTSGNQTLLCECVIDTEEFKILSEIPLNFNHNRMITDENNDLYLLLDISEDWLIKTAFYQYNFETSQLDSLFFISERYFNTSIYDEFGSLVLFNNGIISFLDNNQDLDYQIVSYNTDQLKIDTIAYLQNSFNFTDSLILPASFCEAENGNLMLLNNRKIRMLSWYYKYFFSFTEYNPQTKELIRSDELELSSYCENPQIYKMSDEEYCITCNQDSVILKYHWSENEITNIETPFSAEWIKEKDNSFIGTSEDTTIYRFNYHSEQFEKLYKPDSDTSFDLACIDKENRLFIYSESIEQFLCLDLNTNEISSVNQLNALIEQVNYYRIEKVFSEGAYLFFVVYISSPYAYKLFRYHLPSHEFKLINIEENEDLSFFQFIENYTNDGIFIASLDIDNNTSGYLQSLANNSDSSIMLDAFENKTSAYENVYESYLRLIKTKKKPIHRWIGGLSEDWYESGNWSNASLPTEGSSVNIMNNAMFYPVIDSTIKIRNLYIYNDAKILLEKKAEMMVSDVLKNHGTINMTANNHQRSSLIVEGEFIQKGVQKYIFTADSINSKILASPMRAVEKYVQPSYSEAAFNETNFAFSGIQFYPHFSETCQALQYTCQDTLLEFKGSFNHGKQNLRIPILSEPELYPLSNPYPSSFNWNKTQTTTLTHQACYFFNEEENTISATVDGIGNHPPFIRPLEVFWVYGNGEESIQIDQSALMHEQDFEEEIPNRKVLSLQVCGAKKTSETLIAFNDLASPDYDPQLDAFKFIKNESYPHIFTKSDDELLMINQHPDTTMMNLFVQMGTDGNMNIKLSENHGFDFLVLEDLIWHTRTDLLEDDYQFDYFTSDGYYPFKLYFKSWVLEPLEEADIQMYYYPEYLVVKSRKQVKQADIIFYDLAGRVVLEFSEQNFFYIEKPIQIPAGHYIVQLRSGDLVINEKVLVR